One Gossypium raimondii isolate GPD5lz chromosome 3, ASM2569854v1, whole genome shotgun sequence genomic window carries:
- the LOC105795216 gene encoding cinnamyl alcohol dehydrogenase 1, with the protein MGSLENERKTTGWAARDPSGILSPYTYSLRNTGSEDVFIKVICCGICHTDIHQAKNDLGMSNYPMVPGHEVVGEVVEVGSGVNKFTAGDIVGVGYVVGCCKNCSPCNTDREQYCAKKIWTFNDVYTDGKPTQGGFSGSMLVDQKFVVKIPDGLAPEQAAPLLCAGVTVYSPLNHFGLKESGLRGAILGLGGVGHMGVKMAKAMGHHVTVISSTDKKKTEALDHLGADEYLVSSDTEAMQKAAESLDYIIDTVPAFHPLEPCLSLLRIDGKLILTGVTNTPLQFLTPSVMLGRKSIAGTLVGSMKEQEEMLAFCKEKNLTSMVEVVKMDYINTAMERLEKNDVRYRFVVDVAGSKIDDQ; encoded by the exons ATGGGTAGCcttgaaaatgagagaaaaacaACTGGATGGGCAGCTAGAGACCCTTCTGGCATCTTGTCTCCTTATACTTACTCTCTTAG GAACACTGGTTCAGAAGACGTTTTCATCAAGGTTATATGTTGTGGAATCTGTCACACTGATATTCATCAAGCCAAAAATGATCTTGGCATGTCAAACTACCCAATGGTTCCTgg gCATGAAGTGGTTGGTGAGGTGGTGGAAGTAGGATCGGGTGTAAATAAGTTCACTGCCGGAGACATCGTCGGCGTCGGTTATGTTGTTGGATGTTGCAAGAATTGTAGCCCATGCAACACCGACCGTGAACAATACTGTGCTAAGAAGATCTGGACGTTCAATGATGTTTATACCGACGGTAAACCTACTCAAGGTGGCTTTTCTGGCTCCATGCTTGTTGATCAAAA GTTTGTGGTGAAAATCCCAGATGGATTAGCACCAGAACAAGCAGCACCACTGTTATGCGCCGGGGTGACAGTTTACAGCCCACTGAATCACTTCGGCTTAAAGGAGAGTGGTCTAAGAGGAGCAATATTAGGACTCGGAGGAGTAGGGCACATGGGGGTGAAGATGGCAAAAGCAATGGGACATCACGTCACTGTCATAAGCTCTACCGATAAGAAAAAAACAGAGGCATTAGACCACCTCGGTGCCGATGAGTACTTAGTCAGCTCTGACACCGAAGCGATGCAAAAAGCTGCCGAATCACTCGACTACATCATCGACACCGTGCCTGCTTTTCACCCTCTCGAGCCTTGCCTTTCATTGCTGAGAATCGACGGAAAATTGATATTGACTGGCGTTACTAACACCCCTCTTCAATTCCTCACCCCGTCGGTCATGCTTG GGAGGAAGTCCATTGCAGGGACTTTGGTTGGGAGCATGAAGGAACAAGAGGAGATGTTGGCGTTTTGTAAGGAGAAAAATTTGACCTCAATGGTCGAAGTGGTGAAGATGGATTATATAAACACAGCTATGGAGAGGCTTGAGAAAAATGATGTTCGATATAGGTTTGTGGTTGATGTTGCAGGAAGCAAAATTGATGACCAATAG